A window of the Tachyglossus aculeatus isolate mTacAcu1 chromosome 2, mTacAcu1.pri, whole genome shotgun sequence genome harbors these coding sequences:
- the CITED2 gene encoding cbp/p300-interacting transactivator 2, with protein MADHMMAMNHGRFPDGPSGLHHHPAHRLGMGQFPGPHHHHQPQQQQQQQQQQQHAFNALMGEHIHYGGGTGGIRHAMGPGAVSGGHPAGPLPNQARFANSQFLAAPVSGQGGSLPASLQLQKLNNQYFNHHPYPHNPYLPDLHPAGHPLNGTNPHFRDCHPKHGAGPVGGTGPAALPHVPAAAAGLPPNVIDTDFIDEEVLMSLVVEMGLDRIKELPELWLGQNEFDFMTDFVCKQQPSRVSC; from the coding sequence ATGGCGGACCACATGATGGCCATGAACCACGGGCGGTTCCCGGACGGCCCCAGCGGGCTCCATCACCACCCGGCCCACCGGCTGGGCATGGGGCAGTTCCCCGggccccatcaccaccaccagcctcagcagcagcagcagcagcagcaacagcagcaacacGCCTTCAACGCCCTGATGGGCGAGCATATACACTATGGCGGTGGCACGGGTGGCATCAGGCACGCCATGGGCCCGGGGGCGGTGAGCGGTGGGCACCCGGCGGGCCCTCTGCCCAACCAGGCCCGCTTCGCCAACTCGCAGTTCCTGGCCGCCCCCGTGTCCGGCCAAGGAGGCTCGTTACCGGCCAGCCTGCAGCTGCAGAAGCTCAACAACCAGTATTTCAACCACCACCCTTACCCCCACAACCCCTACCTGCCGGATTTGCACCCGGCCGGGCACCCGCTGAACGGGACCAACCCGCATTTCAGGGACTGCCACCCCAAGCACGGGGCCGGGCCCGTCGGGGGCACCGGGCCCGCCGCCCTGCCCCACgtgccggccgccgccgccggcctgcCGCCCAATGTCATAGACACCGACTTCATAGACGAGGAGGTGCTCATGTCCTTGGTGGTGGAGATGGGCTTGGACCGCATCAAGGAGCTGCCCGAGCTCTGGCTGGGACAGAACGAGTTTGACTTCATGACGGACTTCGTTTGCAAACAGCAGCCCAGCAGGGTCAGCTGCTGA